From the Acidilutibacter cellobiosedens genome, one window contains:
- a CDS encoding phosphoglycerate dehydrogenase, with the protein MKKWKVVSTAVTFGRFHKEPVKRLEEIGCEVMINPFGRPFTTEEMIKYGKDADALIVGNDKVVKEAIDQCKKLKIIAKHGVGVDGIDIKAAHDRGIIVTNAPGTNCQEVADCAMGFILMLARDYYRAVFETKSGKWIKRPGISLYQKTIGILGLGNIGTAMAKRAAGFDMNILGYDIKERQEVRDLGVKYVSLEELLSNSDFITLHLPLNDGTRNLIDSEKFKMMKKGTILVNTARSQIVNSEALYKALQDGTLLGYATDVYDSEPPVRQPFFDLPNVLLTPHEAGTTFDSNKRMGNTAVDNVIAVLTGKEPPFIITGK; encoded by the coding sequence ATGAAGAAATGGAAAGTCGTATCAACGGCGGTAACTTTTGGAAGATTTCATAAAGAACCGGTTAAAAGATTGGAAGAAATAGGCTGTGAAGTAATGATCAATCCATTCGGAAGGCCATTTACAACAGAAGAGATGATTAAGTACGGAAAAGATGCTGATGCTTTGATAGTCGGCAATGATAAAGTCGTAAAAGAAGCAATAGATCAATGTAAAAAGTTAAAGATAATTGCAAAACATGGTGTCGGCGTTGACGGCATTGATATTAAGGCAGCCCATGACCGGGGGATCATCGTTACAAATGCTCCGGGAACAAACTGTCAAGAGGTAGCAGATTGTGCAATGGGATTTATTTTAATGCTTGCAAGGGATTATTATCGTGCAGTTTTTGAAACAAAATCGGGAAAATGGATTAAAAGACCTGGAATCAGCCTTTATCAAAAAACGATAGGAATTTTAGGCCTTGGCAATATTGGAACAGCAATGGCAAAAAGAGCCGCAGGATTTGATATGAATATACTTGGATATGATATTAAGGAAAGACAGGAAGTTCGTGATTTGGGAGTTAAATATGTTTCATTGGAAGAGCTTTTATCTAATTCTGATTTTATTACTCTTCATCTGCCCCTTAATGATGGTACTCGAAATCTTATCGATTCTGAGAAATTCAAGATGATGAAAAAGGGAACGATTCTTGTAAATACCGCAAGAAGTCAGATAGTGAATAGCGAAGCCTTATATAAGGCTTTACAAGACGGAACTTTATTGGGGTATGCGACTGATGTATATGACTCTGAACCACCGGTTAGACAACCATTTTTTGACTTACCCAATGTTTTGCTGACACCTCATGAAGCCGGAACTACATTTGATTCAAATAAGCGTATGGGAAATACGGCAGTAGATAATGTAATTGCTGTTTTAACCGGAAAAGAGCCTCCATTTATTATAACGGGGAAATAG
- a CDS encoding alcohol dehydrogenase catalytic domain-containing protein codes for MKVAVYNGIKNITIESREKPVAGPDDFILKVKAAALCGSDLRTYLHGHPKITPPQVLGHEFAGVVDSVGKNIKGVKVGDRVAVHPGIPCGHCYYCDRGEQNMCESRKQIGIHYQGGFGEYVLIPGKTLEVGTVVKIPEDCSYEVAALGDPLVSAMNGQEVVGTKMGDIVLILGSGPIGIFHAMLSKLRGAQDVILANPSPGRLQYAKEHSIADHYYCINEGTDFRGYIDSLTEGRGADVVIVANTSVKSACQAVELVAKNGRVLLFAGFPKEAPQLGLDGNLIHYKQIRVMGSLGSTPRQYQMAEKLLFSKRIDGELLITHRIPLEKINEGFQLMIDGKSLKVIINKFD; via the coding sequence ATGAAAGTTGCTGTATATAACGGAATTAAGAATATTACTATTGAAAGTCGTGAAAAGCCTGTTGCAGGGCCGGATGATTTTATTTTAAAGGTAAAAGCTGCGGCATTGTGCGGTTCGGATTTGAGGACATATCTTCATGGACATCCGAAGATTACACCGCCACAGGTATTGGGTCATGAATTTGCCGGAGTAGTAGACTCTGTTGGTAAAAATATTAAGGGAGTTAAAGTAGGAGATAGAGTTGCGGTTCATCCCGGAATTCCTTGTGGTCACTGCTATTACTGCGATAGAGGCGAACAAAATATGTGTGAGAGCAGAAAGCAGATCGGCATCCACTATCAAGGGGGTTTCGGGGAATATGTATTGATACCTGGAAAGACTCTTGAAGTCGGAACGGTCGTTAAAATACCGGAGGATTGCAGCTATGAAGTTGCGGCCTTGGGAGATCCTCTTGTTTCAGCTATGAACGGTCAAGAAGTAGTGGGCACGAAAATGGGAGATATTGTACTTATTTTAGGATCAGGTCCTATAGGTATTTTCCATGCTATGCTCTCTAAACTGAGAGGCGCTCAGGATGTTATTCTTGCCAATCCGTCTCCGGGAAGATTACAGTATGCTAAAGAACATAGTATAGCGGATCATTATTATTGTATTAATGAAGGAACTGATTTCCGTGGATATATTGATTCGTTGACAGAAGGAAGAGGAGCAGATGTAGTAATCGTTGCAAATACATCTGTAAAATCTGCTTGCCAAGCTGTTGAGTTAGTAGCGAAAAATGGTAGAGTATTACTGTTCGCCGGATTTCCAAAGGAGGCTCCGCAATTAGGATTGGACGGGAATTTAATTCACTACAAGCAAATCAGAGTGATGGGCTCCTTAGGTTCTACTCCGAGACAATATCAAATGGCAGAAAAATTATTGTTTAGTAAGAGGATTGACGGAGAACTACTGATAACCCATAGAATTCCGTTAGAAAAAATAAATGAAGGATTTCAATTGATGATAGATGGAAAATCATTAAAAGTTATTATCAACAAATTTGACTAA
- a CDS encoding D-alanine--D-alanine ligase family protein, which yields MRLKIGLISDKPQGETNCTAETKHTDIQKKSTNEEIYKVLKKKYDVVEIIADNRIIKNLIESKIDLAFPLCTGISGESRQSQVPAILEMLRIPYIGSGILAHSLSLNKAVAKQIFAYNNILTPSFQIFNTAGENFNMNLKFPLIVKPSCEGSGFGIHKDSVVYNKQDLMGKIKSLLKSYCPPVLAEEFIKGREFTIGIIGNGSEKRFLPIMEINFDDVPEKFGKFYTFEVKSQLSEKTKYICPASINKDIELKIKNSAGRAFDALGCRDFARVDVRLKEDQPYVLEINSLPGLKSQYSDLPKMALKEGLSYDELIFNIVEISIRRINKDKRYMEEKVSDKKIS from the coding sequence ATGAGATTAAAAATTGGGTTGATTTCCGATAAACCACAAGGAGAAACTAATTGTACTGCAGAAACTAAACATACTGATATTCAGAAAAAGTCAACTAATGAAGAAATATATAAGGTCTTAAAAAAGAAATATGATGTAGTAGAAATCATAGCTGATAATAGGATTATTAAAAACTTAATCGAAAGTAAAATCGATTTGGCCTTCCCTCTATGTACCGGAATCTCCGGTGAAAGTAGGCAGTCCCAGGTTCCGGCGATTTTAGAGATGCTTAGAATACCATACATTGGCTCAGGGATTTTGGCTCATTCTCTATCCTTAAATAAAGCTGTAGCGAAACAGATATTCGCTTATAATAATATTTTAACGCCTTCATTTCAAATATTTAATACTGCAGGTGAAAATTTCAATATGAATTTAAAATTTCCGCTAATAGTGAAGCCTTCCTGTGAGGGATCCGGCTTTGGAATCCACAAAGATAGTGTTGTTTACAATAAACAAGATCTTATGGGAAAAATAAAGAGCCTGCTTAAAAGCTATTGCCCTCCTGTTTTGGCAGAGGAGTTTATTAAGGGAAGGGAATTTACAATAGGAATAATCGGTAATGGAAGTGAAAAACGTTTTTTACCGATAATGGAGATAAATTTTGACGATGTTCCCGAAAAATTCGGTAAATTTTATACATTTGAAGTGAAATCTCAGCTTAGTGAAAAAACCAAATATATATGTCCGGCTTCAATAAATAAAGATATAGAACTAAAGATAAAAAATAGTGCCGGAAGAGCCTTTGATGCTCTCGGCTGCAGAGATTTTGCAAGAGTAGATGTAAGATTGAAGGAAGATCAGCCTTATGTACTTGAAATAAACAGTTTGCCGGGGTTGAAATCTCAATACAGTGATCTGCCCAAGATGGCATTAAAAGAGGGGTTATCCTATGATGAACTGATATTTAATATTGTAGAGATATCCATAAGAAGGATAAACAAAGATAAAAGATATATGGAAGAGAAGGTATCGGATAAAAAGATTTCTTAA